In Silene latifolia isolate original U9 population chromosome X, ASM4854445v1, whole genome shotgun sequence, the following proteins share a genomic window:
- the LOC141618250 gene encoding uncharacterized protein LOC141618250: MRTSDGTADPQNHVAYYKQIILAASIPRELRQVCMCKGFGTTLTGPALHWYINLRNGSIKSFADLINSFNHQFSSSRELEKRSSDLYRIKQKPDETIRAFLTRFNKEKVLIPRCDVGTTVEALRQGLPLDIDFYDELTMKPCQTLEDVQAKALGYIRLEEDKSFKAETTNSVSGYERLIKRLDNMGDIVKWPKKTDNLNSRKDTTRWCEFHMDIGHTTNEFLDVHRQVGYLLKKGYLKDLMPSKNRILVDGGRSVNLIMLDVLKAMTTNEDQINKDLPTYIEGVSSYERFGVLDCLSSYNAILGRPWIHNVTAIPSTYHQCVKIPTE; encoded by the exons ATGAGGACCTCTGATGGAACCGCAGATCCTCAAAAtcatgtagcctactacaaacagATAATATTGGCAGCCTCTATACCCCGTGAGCTACGACAAGTGtgtatgtgcaaaggctttggaacaaccctgaccgggCCTGCCCTTCATTGGTACATAAACCTGCGTAATGggagcatcaagtcctttgcagaCCTGATAAACTCATTCAACCATCAGTTTTCCAGCAGTAGGGAGCTCGAGAAGAGATCCAGCGACTTGTATCGAATCAAGCAAAAGCCTGACGAAACAATCAGAGCATTCCTGACCAGATTCAATAAAGAGAAAGTTttaatccccagatgtgatgttggaacaacTGTGGAAGCATTAAGGCAAGGGCTACCATTGGATATCGATTTCTATGATGAGCTGACCATGAAACCTTGCCAAACTTTGGAAGACGTTCAGGCAAAGGCACTTGGCTACATCAGActagaagaagataaaagcttcaAAGCAGAAACCACAAATAGTGTTTCAGGATACGAAA GACTCatcaaaaggcttgacaacatgggagacattgtcaagtggcccaaAAAGACGGACAATCTGAACTCTAGGAAAgacacaacaagatggtgtgagtttcacatggacataggacacacCACGAACGAATTCCTAGATGTACACAGACAAGTAGGTTACCTactaaagaaaggatacctgaaGGATCTAATGCCGTCAAAGAACAG GATCCTAGTAGATGGCGGCCGTTCAGTAAATctaatcatgcttgatgtcctaaAAGCCATGACGACCAATGAGGATCAGATCAATAAGGACCTGCCAACCTAcattgaaggagtctcatcatatgaaagatttggagtcctagaCTGCCTCTCATCCTACAACGCAATCTTaggcaggccctggatccataATGTCACAGCCATTCCTTCAACCTACCACCAGTgcgtcaaaataccaacagaatga